Within Micromonospora parathelypteridis, the genomic segment CACGGAGTTTCGGGAGCAGTCCTGGTTCATGCAGTGGGGCGAGACCGTCGACACCGTCTCCACGTGCGCCCACCTGGACGACGTTCTAGTGATCGTCTTCGCGATCTGGCGGCCGGACCATCCCTTTCCGGATGACCTAGGCAAGGTCTTCGTCGCCAGGATCCCCCCGGACGAGTTCGTGGCCACCGTCGAGGAAGCAGCCGATCTGCTGCACGTCGAGTTGGGTTAACGTCGAACTGCCCCGGTGACCGAACCGCCACCCGGTACGGCGTCAAACTCACCTTGACGGCTCGTTCGAGCGCCGGAACGCCTCGTCCCGCTAGGAGGCCGTGGTGGGGATGCGGCGCGCGCATCTCGTGCAGGCCCCCGCCTGCCGGCAACACCGGCCCGCGGGGTCGCGGGGTCGCAGAGGCTTCGGGGTCGAGCGCGGCCCATGACGCCCTTCGGGCTCACCGAAGAGCTCTCCAGCCTGAAGGGCCAGGTCAGAACGTTGCCCGTGGGATCGGCGTCTCGAATGACGGAACTACGGCGGACTCCAGCAGGCTCACCGGCCACGCTCCACATCGATCTGCAGCACGTCTGCAGACGTGGCCTTAGACGAACCGAGACGTCGGCCGGCGCCAGCCACCCCGAGCAGCAACGCCTGAGCACTTCGACCTCTACTGGGAGGTTACGCCGCACCGCTCGACCTCCACCACCCCAGGTCAAAGCGCCTCGTCTCCGCCCGGCACCGGTGAGCACTTCGGGCGCAGAGACCACTTCGCCAACCTGCACCCAATCTGCTCCCAGCTGCAAGGCCAGGCCAACCAACGACTCCTCACCGCCTTGACCTGCGCACACTCCCATGCCAGGCGACATAGAGCGCTGTCGACAGCTACGCAAAACCGCAGAGTACTCCGCGGGAAACAGGACGCCGCACCGACTCTGACCTGCGGCAACGTGGAGCCGCAGGCAGGGGTGGGTGCAGTTGAGCGCCGTTCGATCCTGTTGGACGCAGTTCAACGCCGTTCCGGGCACCCTGCTGCTCCCCGCCTGCTCCCCCGAAACCGGGCTCGCAGCGGGCTGCGAAGCGATCGTGCGCCGGCTTCCCAGTGCTTTGGCTGGCACCAGCGCTGACTCCCGCAGCCGCATCGGTCGATCGGGCAGCAGACTCACGGGCCTTGTCAGCGGCAGATGCACGCACCGTCTCGACAGCCCGGGCGTCGTTGTCGCTCACAGCAGCCGAGCCTAGCCGGGTAGCCGAGGGCCGAGCACCTTCTCAAGAGCAGATGCCAAGACGTGAACCAAGGGTTGGCCGCTGTCATCCGGCACCTGCTCCAACTCTTCCGCCAGCGCTTGAAAGAGCGTCTCCGGTGTCAAGGCAGTCCATAGCTGAGGACTGTCGTAGGCCGAATCACGCAGGTTCCACACAGCATCGACGAGCTGTTGCCTCGTCTCCGCCGCACCAAGCCTTCGCAGCCCGAGGGCTAGATCGTCCATCGGCCGATGGTAAAGGACGGTTCTCGCACCGATAGAGAATTCCGAACCGCCCTACCTCAGCGGCCTCAACGCGGCACGACCGGAGGCACCTGCGCCTGGACACGCCGCCGCTGGTAGTCACGAAGAGTGACGGGCACTCGGTGCCGACACGCACGGTCGGCGGCAAATCCAGATGTCGGATCCTGACGGTGGCAGGCATCATCATCGCGTGGATGCCCGCCGAACGATCGTCCTGATCGATGACCTCCGTTCGTTCGCGGATGGTCGCAGCGCCGAGGTGGCCCGCACCAGTGCCGCCGGAGTTGACCTCCTCGATCGGTACCGGTACCGGCGCCTGGACGAACTGTGGCTGGACCACGACCTCGGCGGGGACGACACGATCTGGCCGGTCGTGGAGGTCCTGGAACGGGCCGCCTTCGACAAGCGCCCCTTTGACGTCGGCGTCATCAACGTCCACTCCGCCAACCCGGGCGGCGCCGCAAAGATCGCCCAGGTCCTACGACACTGGGGGTATCCCGTCCGCGTCGCGTCGGGCGCCACGGATGTCGGCTATCTCGACGGCCCCGCGTGAGCTGATTGGCACGAACGCACCGCCCAAAGGCTGTCACACTCGGACGGCGCCAGATGAGCGCATGCGGGATCACTCGTGCACGCCTCTTCAGATGGCCGAGCCGGCCGGGTCACGGCAATGTTCAGGGTTGATCACCAGAATGGTGGACGCGTGGCTCGCCGCGAACACCCCGCAACCACGATTGGCGAGGAGAAACCCATCGACAGCTCCGACATCGTTGGCTGGCGCGACCGGAAGCGTCGACGTCTCAGCGGCCCGGCGGTCTAGCCCGATGATGCGTTCCGTTGCGGACCTACCCGGGTGAGGGTTGCCCCGCCCGCGGCGATGCCCAGGTCAGGGCGATCGCGTAGGAGCGGGTACAGCACGGGGGTCAGGTGAGGCCACCGGTACGCGGCCTCGACCAGGACGGTGACCGCGGTCGCGGTCCAGTCCGGCGGCTGCGGCCCGCCTGCGGTGAGCAGGCCGGTGCTCGCGGCAGGTGTCCAGTCGCGTTCCAGGCTGGTGACGCTCTTGTGGTCGTGGCCGGGGGTGGACAGAGCGATGAGGTCTTCGCCGAGTCGGTCGGGGTGCAGCGGTGCGAATACGGTGCGGGTATCGCCCGGCGGGTAGCAGGTGCTGTGACCGTCGATGAGCCGGTCCGCAGCCGTGGTGCTGCCCGAGCGGGCAGGTCAACCGCGGACGTGCAGGGGCCTGGGTTACAGGATGCGGGTTAGCTCGTGCATCGCGGCGAACTGCGTGTCCGGACGTGGTGGTGGCAGCCGCAGAAGGTCATCGGCGTCGCGGTCGCGCTGTTGGCTGCCCAGCACGATCTCGGCGCATTCGAGTGTCGGGTGCTCAACGAAGGGGACGACCGCGTCGACTGGCAGGTGCGGCGCTGCGACCAGAAGCTCCCGCAACTGCGGCGCCGCGGCAAGGCCCTGGAGGGCTGCCGGATGGCGGAGGTGACGCAACCCGAGGCAATCGGCCCGCGTCAGTAAGGTGCTGGAGCCGAAGTCCGGAAGCCGTTCGACGGTGAGCGTTTCCAGCCACAGCCACAGCAATGCCGGCAGGTGTGTCACCGGGGTGAGGTCGCTGAGCTTTCGAACCCGGCGCAGCGCCAGGTAGCGAAGTGTGGGGATCTGAGTGAGCCATTCGCTGTTCGTCAACGAGCCGAGGGTCAGCGCCAACGCCTGCAGGTTAGGCAGGGCAATAACGGGCAGGACGTTGTCGACGGGAAGCCGCCACAGCGACAGGTCCCGCAAGCCCGGGTTGGCGTGCAGCAGCTCGGGAAGACCACGCCGGTGCTCAACGATCCTCAGCCGGCGAAGCCGACGAAACTGGGCAACCGGAGCGAGGTCGAGAGGTCTGCGGGTCTCGCCGATGTCAAGGAACTCCACCTCAGCGCTCAACTGATCCAACGGGGTCAGGTCGGTCAGGTGCCACAGGCCCGCGACGCTGAAGCGGCGAACATGTGGAAACCAGCGCAGGAATCGCAGCGTCGCAAGGTCGCCGTCGAACCCGTAGACCCGTAGCAGGACCAGCGGATGGTCCCCCAGGAGCGCGGCCACCGACCGATATCCCGCTTCGGTGAGCGGCTCTTGGAACTGGACGACATCCGCATCTCCCAGCCGGGCGCGGAGCTGCGCGACGTCGACCGGACTCCGCACCTCCACGACACTGCCCATCCCCGGCATGATCCTCCACCACCTACCGCCCGCGGCAACCGGAGCAGGCTGGTGATCTGAGCCGTCGGTTGGCCACACGCGTAGCCGTAACGAAGTAGGCTGATGGCGTGTCTCGCCGGCGGTCTACTCAAAAGAGGACACGGAGGCGTTCGTGGGCAACTGCGGCCACCGCCGCAGCGTTGGCAATGACGGAAGCCTTGAAGGTTCTTGCTGGGTACTCTGACGTTCCGACTCCCGTGCAGGCCGCAATCCTGGGCGCAACCGCGATCTCTGTCGCCTCACTGGCGTTGATCATGACGCCGCCGACGACGTTGCCAAAGAAAAAAGCGGTGGCATGAGAATGTCATTCATCCCTTCCCGGTCATTGGGACCCACCCACCATTCGCGAGGTTAAACGGTGTCCTCTCGTCGGCATACCCGCGCAGCTCAGCCGGGTTAGGCGCGGTTCGGCACCAGAACGCCTGACTGCGTGGTCGAGTTGCGATGATTTGCGGTCATCCGCGCGGCGCTCGGTCCGCAGGAGCGTCGCGACGCTGAGCTGCACGGCTCGGCGGCGCGGGGATGATGCCGTCAGTACGAGTCGTGGTCGCCGCAGTCGCAGCCGCAGCCTTGGATTTGCGGCGGTGGAGCGTGAGAGTCATGACCAGCACGGCCAGCGCTCCGACGATCAGCCCGAGGATCGCGCTGGCCACCGTGTTGACGAGCCAGCCGACGAGCCAGCCGAGAACACCCGTGGCGTCGTGGGCGGCGACCTCCACGTCATGCACGGCCTCGTACAGGAAGTGCAGGTTCAGCTCGTTCATGCCTAGCAGCAGGATGTGCCCGCCCACCCACAGCATCGCCGCGGTGCCGACTACCGTCAGCACGGTGAGAACCACCGGCATCGCCCTCACCAGACCGCGGCCGAACGTGGCGACGGCGCCGGAACGTTGCGACAGGCGCAGCCCGGCGTCGTCCATCTTTACGATCAGGGCCACCACGCCGTACACCAGGACGGTTATGACGACGGCGACGACAGCCAGGATCGCCAGGCGGGACCAGAACGCCTCATCGATCACCTCGTTAAGGCTGATGACCATGATCTCCGCCGAGAGGATCAGGTCGGTTCGTACCGCCCCGGACACCAGTGTCGTCTCGTCCTGCACCTTCTCCTCGCCCGCGCCGTGGGCAGCGTGATGGGCGATCTTGGCCCACACCTTCTCCGCGCCTTCATAACAGAGGTAGGCGCCGCCGAGCATGAGGATCGGAGTGAGCAGCCAGGGAACGAACTGACTGAGCAGCAGCACCGCCGGCAGGATGATGAGGAACTTGTTGCGCAGCGACCCCAGGGCAATGCGCTTGATAATCGGCAGCTCGCGTTCGGCCGCCAGGCTCCGCACGTACTGCGGCGTGACGGCAGCATCGTCGACGACGACGCCCGCGGCCTTGGCGCCGGCCTTCGTGGCGGCCGCCCCGATGTCATCGATCGACGCGGCAGCGGCGCGAGCCAGCACCGCCACGTCATCCAGCAGGGCAACGAGTCCACTTGCCAAGGGACGGTCCTTCCAGGGTTACGCAGAGTCCGAACTGGCCCATTCTCGCTCAGGTCCCTGCGCGCGACACGCCACCGCCCGGTCATATCTCGGGCCGGAGCTCGAGGTGACCGGCTATCGCGCTCAGCCGACGACCCACCACCACCGCGCCCCGGCCCGCGCCAGCCATTCCGGAACGACACGCCTGACCACTTCGACCTCTACTGGGAGGTCACACCGCACCGCCTGATCGCATCGCCGCAGGTCAGAGCTCTCGTCTCTGTCCGCCATCGGTGAGCACTTCGGCCGCAGTGACCTCTTCGCCAACCTGCGCCCAATCCGCTCCCAGCTGCAAGGCCGGGCCAACCAACGGCTCCTTACCGCCCTGACCTGCGGACACTCCCCTGTCAGGCAACATAGATAGTTTTCGACTGCTGGGTAGAACCGCAGAGCACTCCGCGGGAACCAGGACGCTGCACCCTCTCTGAGCTGCGGCAACGTAGAGCCGCAGGCAGGGGTGGGTGCAGTTGAGCGCCGTTCGATGCCGTTGGACGCAGTTCAAGGCCGTTCAGGGCACCCCGCTGCTCCCAACCTGCTCCCCCAAATGGGCTCGTGCCGGACCGTTGGCCGATAATCGTCACCGTAAACGCACCGAGCATGCTCTCTGTCAGTGTGCTATGCGCGACTAGCCTACGGTTACTGGAGCCGCCTCCGTAACTGCCGGTGCTTAAGGACCCCTCGGCGCATCCATGGCCCTCCGACCCGAGGAAGACACAAGATACAAGCCGTGGCGCCGACTATTCTCAACAGTTGATCCAACGCGCTGGGCGCAGTCGGGAGCCGTTGATGGAGCCTACGACGAGACCGTTGTCGGCGATTCCCCAGCCGAAGGGGTCTCGGACACCGGGGATGGCGCCGCCTAGGGCGACGAGCCGGTCGCCGTGGTCGACGGCTCGGTCGCCGAGCACTGTGCCTCGACTGTTGACGTCCTGCGTTGATACCAGCGCCGGGTTCACGGCGGACGCCACGCCAGTCCGCAGGTCCCAGCGCACCAGGGTGCTGTCCCCGCCCTCACTGCCGGTGCCGATGCTACCGACTGCCCAGGTCCCCCGGGCCGCGGCGATCCCCGACCACCGGGCCCCGGGGGCGGTGAGCCGGTCGGTGCTTGCGTCGGGATGGCGTACCCAGCCGAAGCTGCCGGCGGTGCCGATGATGGTGCCGTCGTCGAGGATCTCCCTCGCGCTAGCGTAAAACGGGGCGTCGATCACCTCGACGGTGCCCGGCCGGTCGGCGGGCCAGAGCAGCGGCAGGGTCGACTCGGTCTGCTCAACGGCGCCCAGGCCAACGATGTCGCCGCGTGAGTTGATCCCCAGCGCAAGGGTGTTGGAGACAGTCGGCAGAACGGGTAACCAATCCAGGCGCCCGTTGCGGTAGCGCCAGGGGCGGTAGACGTTGCCGTCGAAGGCATTGCCGACGGCAACGCCGTACCGATTGATGTCCTCGACTTGCTGCGGCGCTCTTATGGTGACGACGGTGAGGCGGGGTTCGTCCCACACCCCCGGCCTGGGTCGGCGCGGCGTTCCGGCCCAGAGCAGCAGTAGCGGCTGCGAATCGGCGTCATCGGTTCGGTAGCCGATACCGGCGATGAACCGACCAGTCGGGTCGACCGTCAGAGCTCTACCGTTCATGTCCGCTGGTAAGGGCAGTGGTCGTAGCGCGCAGACCGGGACGGGCCGATGCTTCGGCTCGGCCATGGCAACGCCGGGCAGGCCCAGTGTTGCGGTGAGGGCGCCAGCGGTCAGACTGACCAAGAAGCCGTTCCGAACAGTCCGGGCCATCTCTACTCCCAATGACGTGCGGTGGTGGCGTGCTTACCGAAGCACGTCGATGTCACCATCGGAAGAGCTGCCTACGGCTAGGCGGCGCTGATTCCCGACACCGCACAGCCGCGCCGCTGCGGAAGCCGCCCTTGCATCAGGCTGTTGAGGTGATGAGTCCGCAGTGAGGGGATCGGCAGGCGCGCCCCGCCCTATTCGATCCTCGAGTAGGAGGA encodes:
- a CDS encoding DUF808 domain-containing protein, with translation MASGLVALLDDVAVLARAAAASIDDIGAAATKAGAKAAGVVVDDAAVTPQYVRSLAAERELPIIKRIALGSLRNKFLIILPAVLLLSQFVPWLLTPILMLGGAYLCYEGAEKVWAKIAHHAAHGAGEEKVQDETTLVSGAVRTDLILSAEIMVISLNEVIDEAFWSRLAILAVVAVVITVLVYGVVALIVKMDDAGLRLSQRSGAVATFGRGLVRAMPVVLTVLTVVGTAAMLWVGGHILLLGMNELNLHFLYEAVHDVEVAAHDATGVLGWLVGWLVNTVASAILGLIVGALAVLVMTLTLHRRKSKAAAATAATTTRTDGIIPAPPSRAAQRRDAPADRAPRG
- a CDS encoding cyclic-phosphate processing receiver domain-containing protein — its product is MDARRTIVLIDDLRSFADGRSAEVARTSAAGVDLLDRYRYRRLDELWLDHDLGGDDTIWPVVEVLERAAFDKRPFDVGVINVHSANPGGAAKIAQVLRHWGYPVRVASGATDVGYLDGPA